ATAACCTCATATAAAATAGACAATGCCTTCATTAATCCTTCTACAATATGCATACGATCTTCTGCATGTTTCAAGTCAAATTTTGTACGGCGTGTTACGACTTCAATTTGATGGTTCAAATAGCAATCAATAATTTGTTTAATGCCCATTAATTTCGGGCGACCTTCACTAATGGCCACCATATTAAAGTTATAGGCTACTTGTAAGTCTGTGTTCTTATATAAGTAGTTGAGTATCGCTGTAGCATTAACATCTTTTTTCAATTCAATCGCGACTCTTAATCCGCTTCGATCCGTTTCATCACGAACTTCAATAATACCTTCTACTTTTTTATCAGCACGTAACTCATCAATTTTTTTGACAAGGTTTCCTTTGTTGACCTCATACGGAATTTCTGTCACAACAATTTGACTACGACCATTGCGCAATGTTTCTGTTTCAGCTTTGGCACGGACAATTACTTTGCCTTTACCAGTCTCATATGCCTTTTGAATACCATCAATCCCTTGAATAATACCGCCTGTTGGGAAATCAGGACCTTTGATATACTTCATCAATTGCTTCACAGTCATATCAGGCTTATCAATCAACTTCAATGTCGCCGTAATGACTTCAGCTAAGTTATGTGGTGGAATATCCGTTGCATAACCTGCTGAAATACCCGTAGACCCATTAATCAGTAAGTTTGGTAATCGCGCTGGTAACACCATTGGTTCCATTTGCGTATCATCATAGTTCGGTACAAAATCAACCGTTTCTTTATTTAAGTCACGTAATAATTGTTCAGACAGTTGACTTAACTTTGCTTCTGTATAACGCATCGCAGCAGGTGGGTCATTATCAATACTTCCGTTATTCCCGTGCATTTCAACAAGAACATGGCGTAGCTTCCAATCTTGACTTAAACGCACCATAGCATCATAAACAGAACTATCACCGTGTGGATGTAAGTTCCCGATGACATCACCGACTGTTTTCGCACTTTTACGGAAGTTTTTATCGTATGTATTTCCACTTGAATACATAGAATATAAAATACGTCTTTGTACAGGTTTTAATCCATCACGAACATCTGGTAATGCACGTTCTTGAATAATATATTTACTGTAACGTCCAAAGCGATCACCTATGACATCTTCTAACGGTAAACTTTGTATTACTTCAGCCATTATGCTTCCTCCCCGTCAGTTTCATCTTTAACTAATATTTGGACCTCATCATTTTCCAAAATACTTTGGTCTTCTTGCATGCCAAATTGTACGTGTCTTTCAATCCATTCACGACGTGGTGCTACTTTGTCACCCATTAATGTAGAGACGCGTTTAGATGAGCGCACTTCATCGTCAATTTGGACTTGAATTAATGTACGTGTTTCTGGGTTCATTGTTGTTTCCCACAATTGTTCAGGGTTCATTTCACCTAAACCTTTATAACGTTGTAGCATAAAACCTTTCCCCAGCTTTTTCTGTAATTTCTCTAACTCTTCATCCGTCCATGCATATTCCACACGTTTTTGCTTCCCTTTTCCTTTCTCCAACTTATAAAGAGGTGGTAAAGCAATATAAACATGCCCTTCTCGTACAAGTGGACGCATATATTTAAAGAAGAATGTCAGTAATAGTACTTGAATGTGTGCACCATCTGTATCCGCATCGGTCATGATGATCACACGATTGTAGTTACTATCTTCTAAGTTAAAGTCATTCCCAACACCTGCACCAATCGTATGAATAATGGTATTAATCTCTTCATTTTTGAAAATATCTTCAAGACGGGCTTTTTCGGTATTAATCACTTTACCACGCAACGGTAAAATGGCTTGAAACTTACGATCACGTCCCAGTTTTGCTGAGCCACCAGCTGAGTCACCCTCAACTAGGTACAATTCATTTTTCTTTGTATTTTTACTTTGCGCAGGTGTCAACTTACCAGACAACAATGTGTCCTTGCGACGATTCTTTTTACCTGAACGTGAATCTTCACGCGCTTTACGAGCTGCCTCACGTGCTTGTTGCGCTTTGATCGCCTTTTTGACCAATGCTTTTGATAATTGTCCTTTTTCTTCTAAATAAAAAGGAAGTTTTTCAGTAATTAAAGCATCTACGGCACTTCTTGCTTCAGGCGTCCCAAGTTTAGACTTTGTTTGCCCTTCAAATTGTAGAAGATGTTCTGGGATACGAACTGATACAATGGCAGTTAATCCTTCACGAATATCATTACCTTCTACATTCTTATCTTTTGGTTTTAGTTCACCAATACGGCGAGAGTAGTCATTAAATACACGTGTCATAGCTGTTTTAAATCCAACTTCATGCGTACCACCATCTTTCGTACGTACGTTATTAACGAAACTTAAAATACTCTCTGAATATTGATCATTATATTGGAACGCTACATCTACTTCGATATCATTGATTGTCCCTTGGAATAACGCAACGTCATGTAATGTTTCTTTTCCTTCATTAACATAACTTACAAACGCCTTAATACCTTCTTCATAATGATATACTTCTTGACGTTCTTTTCCAGATCGCTTATCTTCCATCACAATCTTTAAGCCTTGTAATAAGAATGAAGACTCTTGGAAACGTTCGCTTAATGTATCGAAGTTAAAAGATGTCGTACTTTTAAATATCTCTGAATCAGGTTTAAATGTAACAATCGTTCCTGTCTTTTTCGTTTTTCCTTTTTTAACAAGACTCGTTTGCGGGACACCACCATGTGCAAATTTCTGTTCAAACACTTTGCCATCACGATGAATTTCAACCGTTAACCATTCACTTAACGCGTTAACGACAGAAGCCCCGACACCATGTAGCCCACCAGATGTTTTATAACCACCTTGGCCAAACTTACCACCTGCATGTAATACCGTAAAGATAACCTCCACAGTTGGTTTGCCTGATTGATGCATTCCTGTTGGCATACCACGTCCGTTATCTGCAATGGTAATGCTCTCATCAGCATTAATCGTTACTTGGATTTCATCACCATAGCCATTTAATACTTCATCTACAGAGTTATCAACGACTTCATAGACAAGGTGATGTAACCCGCGTTTGTCTGTAGAACCTATATACATACCTGGTCTTTTACGTACCGCTTCAAGACCTTCTAATACTTGTATCGCATCATCCGAATAATTATTCTTCTTTTTCGCTGACACACAATTCCCCTCCTGCAAACATACGTTCGTTTATCAAACTATACAATAGCTATTCTTATATAAAAACTACAAAAATGCAAGTCACAATTAAAAGAAATCGCCTAAACAAAGCCATTTAAGACACGTTCATCCATGTCACTTATTTAAGGAAAATAGTTTTTTAATGGCTATTCATATTTAAAAATGATGCATGTATTCTTATTACCGTTATCCACAACAAAAAGACCTCCTATTACAATAGAGAATAGGAGGCAAATGATACAGATCGATATATCACCGAGGTGTATCTCATAATACCTAAAATGAATAACCCTACTTTATGTGTTACAGATAAGATGCTTTGCTATTCTTTGACTTAGTTTAACCTTAAACGTATATAGAAGGGAATGCAAGCGTTAATACGCTCACTCATACAAATAGGTATATATTTAGCGATGGGTAAAAGAGACATAACAAGAAAATACATGACGAAATTCAATTTTATGGTAAAATAAGAGCAGGTACTAAAAGGATGTGAAAATTCATGGCATTAAGCCTTTTATTTATTGTAAGTTATTTAATCGGTTCGATACCGAGTGGTTATTTGATAGGAAAAATATTTTTCAACAAAGACATTCGTAATTATGGCAGTGGTAATATGGGCGCAACAAACAGTTTCCGTGTACTCGGAAAGCCCGCTGGTTTTGCAGTAACATTTTTTGATATTTTAAAAGGAACTTTCGCAGTTTTTCTACCGATATGGTTTAGTGTTGATATTCATGGTCTTATTGTGGGGATCTTCGCAATTCTCGGTCATGTATACCCAATCTACTTAAAATTCAGAGGTGGGAAAGCCGTTGCTACGAGTGCTGGTGTTTTATTAGGGGTCAATCCTTTATTGTTCATTATCCTTGTAGGTGTATTCTTTATCACACTTTATTTATCTAAGTACGTGTCACTATCAAGTATTGTCGGTGCAAGTTGTTGTGTCATTGGGTCCATTATCGTACATGACTATGTCTTACTCATTGTAAGCTTTGCAGTAACTTGTCTCCTTATTTATCGACATACAAGCAATATTAAGCGTATTTTGAATGGCACAGAACCAAAAATCAAATGGATGTAAGCACGACAGTTTGATTTCAACACAAAAAACGCTAAAATAAAAGCGTACTTTACTTTTATGATGAAGGAGGCGTTTCACGCATGAATTTAGAACTAACCCCTAAAGCTATAGAATGGTTCAAAGAGGAACTTGAATTACCTGAAGCTGGTAAAGTACTCCACTTTGTCGTCCGTTACGGTGGCGAATTCCAATTAAAGCAAGGATTCAGTCCTGCATTTAATGTAGACTTTCTAAAAGATATAGATGAAGTTGGTTACGAAACAAAAGTAGACGGCCTACACGTCGTTATTGCAGAAAAAGACGTATGGTATTATGAAGACCATCAATTAACAATTGATATAGAAAATGACGAAATCATCTATCACGCTCAAATTAAAAATGAAGCATAAGATAAACCCAATCAATAAGCATTTGTGCTTATTGATTGGGTTTTTTCAATTCAAGATCTTCTCCTGCTTTATTTCGCTTATCTACTTCACTGTAAACATCGTACCATTTAGGGAATGACTTATCTAAACGGAGTGGTTTCCCACCATCTTTTGTGATAATCACGTTATCTGTATAACCTTTTGTGACAACTTCTCCCTCTGAATTATACACTTCATATTCATAACGATATCTTAATCGTGAAAACTTAGATACCCATGTCTTCACAGTTACGACATCCGGATACCCAACACTTTTCTTATATTGAACATTGAGTTCAGTCACAGGAGAGACGACACCTTGACGTTCCATCTCCATATAATCCAAACCTAACTTGCGAACATAATCCGTACGTGCCACTTCAAACCATGTTGCATAATTCCCATGGTAAACAACACCCATCTGATCTGTTTCTTGATAGCGCACTTCAATTTCTGTCAATGCATATAACATACGTCAAACCTCTCTCTAAAGTATTATTGTGATTATCTTAGCATAAAACCCCCTCTATACATAAGTAAATCGATTGGCTAAATCCAAATTAAAAAACGAGTACAGCAAACATTCACTGTACCCGTCATATTTATTGTTGTATTATGCTAATTTTTTACGTAATACAAGTTGTAAGATACCACCATGACGATAGTAATCCATTTCAACGTTAGAGTCGAAACGTGCAATCGCTTCAAACACAACTTCAGT
This region of Staphylococcus sp. IVB6240 genomic DNA includes:
- the parE gene encoding DNA topoisomerase IV subunit B, coding for MSAKKKNNYSDDAIQVLEGLEAVRKRPGMYIGSTDKRGLHHLVYEVVDNSVDEVLNGYGDEIQVTINADESITIADNGRGMPTGMHQSGKPTVEVIFTVLHAGGKFGQGGYKTSGGLHGVGASVVNALSEWLTVEIHRDGKVFEQKFAHGGVPQTSLVKKGKTKKTGTIVTFKPDSEIFKSTTSFNFDTLSERFQESSFLLQGLKIVMEDKRSGKERQEVYHYEEGIKAFVSYVNEGKETLHDVALFQGTINDIEVDVAFQYNDQYSESILSFVNNVRTKDGGTHEVGFKTAMTRVFNDYSRRIGELKPKDKNVEGNDIREGLTAIVSVRIPEHLLQFEGQTKSKLGTPEARSAVDALITEKLPFYLEEKGQLSKALVKKAIKAQQAREAARKAREDSRSGKKNRRKDTLLSGKLTPAQSKNTKKNELYLVEGDSAGGSAKLGRDRKFQAILPLRGKVINTEKARLEDIFKNEEINTIIHTIGAGVGNDFNLEDSNYNRVIIMTDADTDGAHIQVLLLTFFFKYMRPLVREGHVYIALPPLYKLEKGKGKQKRVEYAWTDEELEKLQKKLGKGFMLQRYKGLGEMNPEQLWETTMNPETRTLIQVQIDDEVRSSKRVSTLMGDKVAPRREWIERHVQFGMQEDQSILENDEVQILVKDETDGEEA
- the plsY gene encoding glycerol-3-phosphate 1-O-acyltransferase PlsY, which gives rise to MALSLLFIVSYLIGSIPSGYLIGKIFFNKDIRNYGSGNMGATNSFRVLGKPAGFAVTFFDILKGTFAVFLPIWFSVDIHGLIVGIFAILGHVYPIYLKFRGGKAVATSAGVLLGVNPLLFIILVGVFFITLYLSKYVSLSSIVGASCCVIGSIIVHDYVLLIVSFAVTCLLIYRHTSNIKRILNGTEPKIKWM
- a CDS encoding thioesterase family protein; translated protein: MLYALTEIEVRYQETDQMGVVYHGNYATWFEVARTDYVRKLGLDYMEMERQGVVSPVTELNVQYKKSVGYPDVVTVKTWVSKFSRLRYRYEYEVYNSEGEVVTKGYTDNVIITKDGGKPLRLDKSFPKWYDVYSEVDKRNKAGEDLELKKPNQ